The Halichondria panicea chromosome 8, odHalPani1.1, whole genome shotgun sequence DNA segment AGGAAGGAAGGTACGTGTAGATATATACAGCACCTCGACCTCATGAGGAGCAATTTTGCTGGCAAACCGTTGGAAGCTGGTAGAACTCCGAGTGCATGTCTACAATATGTTCAGAAGGAGAGCACTCGATTCATCTCTTTGTTTATCCTGTAACTTAACTGTCGTGACCATTGAATTAAGTGATGAATTCACAGTGTCAACCATTAAATTGTACAGTTTGTGCTCAAATATTCTATATGGGCTGCGAAACAAATTCCACCAGAATGTTGAACAATCCTTCGTGATGATCGAGTGCTAGACTGATCAATAAAACAAAAACTGGATTATGCTAGCATGCAATGTAGGACAACAACATTCGAGTAGGAGTTCTAATAAATTCCGCGTACATTAGCTTCAATCACATCATAGATCGTACTGTTCTATCACTGAAAACACAAAGCCAGGCTGAGTCTCTTGAACATCATCTGGGTATATACAGTGATATGGCGTACTAAATAGATATTAGACATTGGAAGGTTTTGGAGTAGGATTTATGCTAGCACCACCTATAATGTTTGTCAGGTCTTCCACGGGCAGTGTAATTGATATTGTACAATCGAAAGCGCTTATTTCAAGAAAATACATTCGTTGAGATAAACAAAATACTTGAGGAAACAAGCATACTATCAGCAGCTACAATCCATTGCTGCAATTATGCAAGTTAATAATTGTATCACATTTCACATTACCTCAGATCATGCCCCTCAGTGTCTTCAGCTTCTAAGGTAGAATGAATGGAGCCTCCAATTAGTACAGGAAGGGTGTATGCCTAGGTTGCTCTTGAGGCTAGCAGAGTCTACCTCTTTGTAGCAGGTACGTTGGCTATTTAGAACGACCAGTTCATGTGAGAGTAATCCCCCTCGATTTCTTTTCAGGTAACCAACCGACCACTGTCCGATAACACAAAAGCACCTGCCAATGCCCTCCCCTATGCTATAGGCTGATTACGTTTCTATCCCTATAATGGTTTTAAGCGCTCTTTCGCAAAGACGCTATACTTATTTCACTCCCCCACTAGGTATGTACCTAGTGTGCCACTGATAATTACCATGTCAACAACATATTTCTGACTAAGCCCTAATAAATTATTCTTACCCATTATtctaattcttgaaaaatgtgcctattctCATAAATATTATGGTCcgattattctcataaaaaatcctAACAAATTGACAATACAAAATTTAAAAGGTAAACataaacacaccacacaaaacTGAAACACAACATATCATGACTCTCGATGTTATCTTGCTGATAAGCCATTAGGatgtcgttatgcaaaacttaatgaaaggatctttaccaaaaattaACATTGCCCAACtattctttagacacctattatgctccgagcataatttattaaGTATGCTTGTGTAAGAACCTAAATATTGAGCATGACCATCGGACAATGAAATACATAGTTtttgtaaacataattattacacattaTTTGTTCATAAGTTTCTTTGTCTCTGTGCTAAATCGAACATATGTTTTACTTCTTTCCTGGCGGGGTTGGAGCTAGCTTAGAGAGCTGGTCTGCAAGATCCATGGCCATTGCACTCATGGCACAAGTGGGGTTCCAGGCACCGCCAGTCGGCCAGAGAGATCCGCCGGTAAGGTAGACATTTTCCACTCCTCGAAACTTGTAGTCGAGACCCACAGGAGCAGTAGGGTCGTCATCTCCCCCAATCCACATAGTGGAAGCTTCGTGCACAAGCCCAGGGACACGTCTCTCCTTCTTGGTTGGCCTGGCGACTCCATTCCAGTTACCTAGCTCGGGGCTCCAATACTCAATCTGGGTTTTATCTCCGCCAGGGGTCAAGTAGTCCTCGAGAACTTGAAAAGTGGTATCATCCATAGCATTCCAACATGAGTTGTCTTGATCATTGGCCACAACCTGCAAAACAGCATTGGAAGTGATGTCTTCACCATTGTCTTTCTTGTACCAGTTTTTCGAGTTTGTATGGTCGAGTTCTCCCAAACAGGCACAAACAAATACGACGTATCCATGGGAGGAGACTAGTTGCTGGAAGGATGGAGCAGCCACTACATCAGGTAAGTGACGCATGGTGTCGTAGATATTTTCCACTGGCGTGTCATCGATAATTGCCGTTAGTTGGATATGAAACTGTGCTCCTGTAACAGTATCCTTTCCCGGCACATATATTGCAGCCATTTGTAGCAGTCCCTGGTTATCTTGCAGAACTTTTGTGTATTCCACCTCGGTTTTCTGTGCTGTGAACACGTTTGTCTTTCGTGTGATAGATGTAACAGGAACACGGGCAATGATGGAACTGATAAAATGGGAGGTGAATCGTGCTCCAATGTTGGCTAGCTCTGGAAATGGAGAGGAATTGAGCATTAAAGTGGTGGGGGGTAGCGTTCCCATGGCAAGAATAAGCTTGGCACTGCCCAGAGTAAAGTCTCCTAAACTAGTATCGAGGATAACTGCTTTTCTCCCATCGTAAACAATTTTCTTGACACAGCATTTCATGACCACTTTTAGCGTTTGAGGGGTTTTGTTTCTCTTGCTTTCTTGATTTTTCTGGATAAGAATGTTAAGGATTGGTCCAGACGCAGAAAATTTGTTGTAGTCTTCATACCTGTATTTAGAAAGTacatatgtataattatatatacaagtcataataaattatatagtaaaGTATATTCTGGAATGCCTGCATGCTGGTAAGTTATGCAATCTCTCTCTCACCTGTACATCTTAGCTCCTACAGCAAGTGGTGCATATTCGATTCTGCTCACAGTTGCTATTTTTTCAGGTACTGGCTTCAGTTTCTTGTAGACCAATTGCTGCAAGGCACCAAAAATATGACTGTCAGCGCCACTCTCTTTGCTGGAGATTTCGTTTGCTGGGACTACATTGAGCACCCCCTTAGCTGCAGGGAAGTAGGAATGCACCTTCGCTTTAAGTTCAGCAGGCCACCCCTCCATCTCATCATCTTTTGGTTCTGGACACCAAGCACTCCAAAACGATGATCGACCACCAAAGTAGTTGTTCATGCCATGCTGGAACTTGATGTACTCTCCATTATGCGTGTCTTCAGTGATTCGCCAGTGGAAAGTCTCCGCttgaccccccacagtgaATGTATAGGCAGGGGGGAGGTTCTGGAAATGCTCCGGATGAAAATAAGCCCCGCGATCCATCACAAGTATCTTTGCATCAGGCTTGTTGCCAATCATTTGCTGAATAAAGCTGAGGCAACAAAAAGAAGAACCAACAACAACATAATCAAAATTTCCTGACACGCTATCAATTTTCCACTGCTCCTCGTTCATGAAGTAGATTTTGGTCATGATATCGTCGACTGAGACCTCCTGTTGTCCAGCTGTAGGATAGCCATTCTTACTCTGAGTAGGCAATTGGGCCATCATGCACCTGAACTGTGCAACTATATAAGAGAAGAGTTGAAATAATGATGGACTTGAGTAACAGTTATGACTCAATGATGTCCTGATTTTATAGCATTCCAAAAGGAAATTGGGTAGTCTGTGGTATTAATCTGTAAACTCCCCctggaagtacataattaacaTCACCCTAATGCTGCATGGGATCAGGAGTACTCCTGAtgggatgcatgcatgcatgaaaactatattattatgtaccaGCCTAtatttatagatctatatacttaGTGATTTTTCAGTTGTGATTTActgcagctgcatgtataaataatACATTAAGGGTATAtagcgtgcatgcatggaggagAATACTTTGATAGGATTATGGCTTTAGCATAATCCTTGAGTCTACGTATTTGTGCGTATGGATTAATATAATCCACAACCGTTTGTACATAATAGATCTGTTTCCTCCTTGAGAAATTTCCAACAATGTTCTCACTATAAAGTGTAAATATAGCTAACTGCAATTACAAGgatttacacataattatagcaaacatACAACAGATGAGAGTAAGTAATTTtgtattatgcatgtataattatatagtatactgATTATAAATGTGGTTCATGGTTCCTTTAGAAAGCTATACTTTCTTAGAAACCTTGTAATTCAATTGTGTTGGGAGACCACGGCATTCTTTGATGGCTTGTAATTTAATAAAGATTATCAGTGTTGATACTACTTGGTTGAGAAATTACCACTGTATTTTCACAGATGTCTTGCAATACCACACCACTAAACCAACAGAGGGATATCCATAAAACAGGTTTGACAATAGTAATTCTATAGTGCAATACTCTAATATTCAGTTCCAACTTATCTCTGTCTCCCAGTGCTGCAGTCCATGTGCAATTTTGTTCCAACTTGTTGTACTCtcccagtgcagtgcatgtgcaatTTTATTACagagatgtataattataatgcaatGGGACTTCCCCACTTGTATAGCCATGTTTTAAACACACAAATGTAAAAGGAACTCTCTCCAATGCATACAAGCGGCCTTGTATATATTGAGTGATcctatatttataattattttgaggaCAATTGTATAAGAGTttattaggaagagtacgcaacttcACTTAAAACTGTAGTGGGCGTTCTGTCTAACTTACGTCTTATaactacatgcacatgctgTTTGATGGCTTGTAATTTAATAAAGATTATCAGTGTTGATACTACTTGGTTGAGAAATTACCACTATATTTTCACAGATGTCTTGCAATACCACACCACTAAACCAACAGAGGGATATCCATAAAACAGGTTTGACAATAGTAATTCTATAGTGCAGTACTCTAATATTCAGTTCCAACTTATCTCTGTCTCCCAGTGCTGCAGTCCATGTGCAATTTTGTTCCAACTTGTTGTACTCtcccagtgcagtgcatgtgcaatTTTATTACagagatgtataattataatgcaatGGGACTTCCCCACTTGTACAGCCATGTTTTGAACACACAAATGTAAAGGCAATTGACATGCATATCGTATTACTACAGAGACTTATACTCTTGTTTTGACGATAGTCAATTTTCGTGTGATACTCTTCAATATACGAAAATTTTAACCAAGTTGTGAGATATGGTAGGCCGGGAGGGGCTGAGCATTGTACCATCAATATGATCATATGCACGTGTACACAATGCGACCTTCGAAATAATCATGGttcctatagctatagcctGCAAGCTCAATCTTTTTTCACCACAGTAATTTGGTAGTTTTCAGTGTTGTCACAATTAATTCAGTGCTGTCACACAGtaatttagcctcgatcccaggccgagttttcgcttttataacggttaggcaaacaactggttgttcgcctaaccgttataaaagcgaaaactcggcctgggatcgaggctaacagtaattatgcctcggtgcacatgcgcaagcgaggtatacagtagtgtgtttgtgtgtctctgtgtgtgtctgtgtagaccgctacagctgctcaaggatgaatcaagtgcaagtaagagtttctataggcttctagtcatgtttacttggattttaattcgtggatttgcaaaataatgcttcgttctcgagttatgcctagtttggcttacttggaatgccattgcagccttttcagaagagtccgtagcaaaacttgttcaccaagtgttactactctacttagtagttagctctgcactagaacgctagctattggtagctgcaagagtgagcagagagctgcaaggctctgctgacttgcagccggccattaattttagacttgaacttttggcatcgatcgtttttaacaacaatcatggttgatcatttggttgattgcatgcagtaaaattaaagatgttcatcatgataattataatcaatgaatgtgtgtataaaagctagctattagtaatTTTAtgttggcacctccaccgaggcatcagcacccgcagtgctttcatttaatTTTGCGTCTTAGGCATggcaatgacgttgtgtccactGGAAAACTTTTATTTTAATTTTAAATGTGGCGATCTTCGGTAAAATTCGTCAAATCGCCTTAAAACACCCACCAAATTTTCCAGTTATAAACTACAACTACTGCTAACTAATGAAAAGACTAGCAAAAGCAAAACTTCAGTTAAGATAAGACTTTCACTTTCAAATTATCAACAAAAAACAGGCATCGAATACAAAATATACCAAACAACACACCTCCATGTTCTGGGCTGAGTTGCGAGTGATGGTTGAGCCACCTGTAGGCAGCACTGACTAGACTGACTTTGCCCACTCCGTAACTCTCATCCAGAGCACCCCTCACTAGCTCCACCCCCTTAAACACACTCTCACGCCAATATCTGTCTCGGTACCTGTGGGGGGACATGCAGGGTCACTAGATAAGTAAAACTAGTTGTAACATTATAAGTTAGACTGAGGCTGCccaattatgctggcataataatATTTGAGCATAATACGCACAATTTttgggtgagaattatgctggatAATAGGCACCTTTGTGCAGATTTTagaaatacaggtcagtacgagtcatagtataaacatttgtAGGCCTGATGGAAGTATACTAGTggttaattatctccttggtattctatattatagtgttaataGATAGAGTCATGTGGCAATTGTTAATTATAGTTACTTGTGCAACGACATGGGGTCAACTTTAgaggaataattatatggagatAATAGGCGATTTGAAAAAAATAATAGGCAGTTTGAAGGCTGTTAACTTAGCATAAACGAATAgtcgagcataatctaccaacccctactaCCCATTTATACAAGCACTGTTTTGCAGTTAATTTTAAGGGTCAAACTGTAACTTGAATCATAAAACATGACCATGCAAATACAATCAGTATACAATCCGacttagtgcatgcatgtgcatgcatgcccacTCACAAAGAAGAGAACTGTGGGTCGATGAAGAATCGCCCCTCTTTAAGCTCTCCCCTCGTGTTCTCAAAGTCAGAGTAGCGGTACTTTCCTGTCAACATGCCACAGGCAGTCTATGGTGGGAGAGAAAGGGGGGTGATACTCATCGCTATCATATAAGCATGCACGTACAATATTATTAGCGTGAATTTGTGGTGCAGGCTTTTTAGTAGTTTAGACTCTTCTTTAATATAGCTAGGCCTCTACATGACCAGGAGTACAGTATGTTGCTTAACTTAGAAGAGACATAAATTACTGTCAGTCTGTACACGTGAAACTCACAGGGTTATAGACGTAGAACCTAAGTCCAAAGTACCTCAAAGCAGGCAGCAGCTCCTTCTCAACATTTCTGTGaaaacatacatgcacattaaaCAGCCATGTGCCAATTAATACTGCGAGACacttatacataattatatgcaaactACGTACCTTGTTATTGCGTTGTACATTCCCTGATAGACGGTTGGTGAGACCCATCCTCTGCTCTTACAGATCTGGCAGATATTGGCTACCTCCCACGAGGCATAGTTGCACACACCTAGCTCCTTGAACTTGCCCTCTGCAAATAAAAACCAAACAGGACGCATTGggattaaaattaataccataattataattgtagcGATATATTTTGGAGGCGTATCATTTTTTGCGGTTTTTGTTGATTCACCTAAACCTCAGGGCCTCGAAACTTGTAACTTTCGATAGTGTCCTCGAAAATAAATTTATAAATCTGCGaaatatatagatctatgttATATTCTCGAAAATTTGCCGCTATACcagcaccataattataataatgtattatCATCATCGACATGTCTTTAATTCGTATAGAGAGGTGTTTTTTTTTAAAGAACTACAGTCtagtacatgtgtgcatgcatgtacacttacGAATTTTTTAAAATTGCCTTTATAGAGaggtcaaataattattgtgcattgGTACATCACCTACAATCTAGCAGCTATACTTAGCTTGATATAGAAATGGAGTCACAATTAACCTTGCCTtattcacacacactcacctgtgTACAGCTGTTGCATTGCCTCCAGCGTCTCCTCGATGGGCGTGGCATGATCAGGGGAGTGGAGGTAGAGAATGTCCACACAAGATGTTTGCAGATTGGTCAGACATTTGTTAGCTTGTTCGTAGACACACTCCTTCTTAAAAGctgtcaaataattatactgttttcATAACTTTACAGTAACTGCGTATAACATAGCATTCATTGCACTTACTGTATTCCCCAAATTGATTGATCTTAGTGCCGACAGACTGCAAATAAAAATTATGGtagatataaattatacgATTTATGATTTCATGTGCTAAAAGCATCGGCTGCATGGAATTACACTACAGCCCACACGTACCAGTTGAGATCCGTTGGGGCTAGTTGCCGTGTACTTGCCAATGGTCTCATCAGACGACCCCTCAGGATGTGCATACCTGAATGGGAATGGGACTGGAGTATGTAGGTGTAAAAAAGTCAACGTCTCGACTTCTgtaacatgtataatatataccgTGTTCTTCTGATTACAGTGCCACAAAACAATGGCGCACAAAGTTTGGTGCATGCTTGTATTGGAGTGGTACTTACGTTAGAACGTATAGTAATAGTAGCTGTTCCCAAAGCTATAGTAGATCATTTGTACGTATAGCCTTGATTTAAGACCACATCCAAATTTCTTTTTTAATAACCTAGCTGaaaccagtaaaaaataattccatGGTGCCAATTGAAAAATGTTTGGACTTGACGCTATGGAATCAATATAGTGACTAGTGTACTTCTTCGGGTCTCCATATAAAGCTTTGTGTGGCTACAGAGATTATTTTTGGTGGCGCCTTGCTAAATGGAGGCCAGTATCACTTTTTTTCACGAAGCTTGAGGACACGTCCTAGCTCCACCTGTAGTTGCTCCAGTTGGAAGGCCAAGGAAACACCTCATGCAGGGTCAATAGATTAGAACGATCATTGTAACAATCAACATTTAAATGACGTCATAAAGCCATTTAAATGACGTCATAAAGCCACGCAAATGAACTACGAGCGCGCGAGGACCTTGCACCATATGTACCCCTAGTTAATGAACTAAAACTCACACAAGAGCAGTGTCGACATTTCGGCCGCCTCGAGATAAGAAGAGGTTCAACGCATTGAAGCACTACGAAAAAATACAGTCACTGTAGGTGCATGTACATCTATTTAATTATGTATCAAACGATGAAGCATTCGTGCAACAACAATAAATACTTCATCGATCGTTCGATCGATACGTACATAGATTATACACACAATTATTGTGCAGTCTCAGATACATCAGAATTTGCAATGCACACTCACCTCCTTCTCTTCAAGAAAACCTCTTCTTCTGAAGTCTCCAGTCCCCAAAATCACCTTCAATCGAGACGAGAGAGACATGATAGATATGGATATGGTATAGTGCAGTGCTAGCGATCAGAGGTAATGTGAAATGGGTGTGGCCACCTTCGGTTCACaagctagcctcgaccccaggccgatccgtctccaattgaacactaaaaaaatcggcctgggaccttATTCACTAGTCTGGCCCTagaccactcccttgcacgtgatctgacatgtgccccgggaggagtctggcctcgagactagctATTCATGCTAGATCTCCTATGAGATGCTAGAGACtactcatgaatcagccgcactttccaagtgcggctgattcatgagactagctagagacagacaAGATCCAGAACAAGACAAGGAAGGAAGGTACGTGTAGATATATACAGCACCTCGACCTCATGAGGAGCAATTTTGCTGGCAAACCGTTGGAAGCTGGTAGAACTCCGAGTGCATGTCTACAATATGTTCAGAAGGAGAGCACTCGATTCATCTCTTTGTTTATCCTGTAACTTAACTGTCGTGACCATTGAATTAAGTGATGAATTCACAGTGTCAACCATTAAATTGTACAGTTTGTGCTCAAATATTCTATATGGGCTGCGAAACAAATTCCACCAGAATGTTGAACAATCCTTCGTGATGATCGAGTGCTAGACTGATCAATAAAACAAAAACTGGATTATGCTAGCATGCAATGTAGGACAACAACATTCGAGTAGGAGTTCTAATAAATTCCGCGTACATTAGCTTCAATCACATCATAGATCGTACTGTTCTATCACTGAAAACACAAAGCCAGGCTGAGTCTCTTGAACATCATCTGGGTATATACAGTGATATGGCGTACTAAATAGATATTAGACATTGGAAGGTTTTGGAGTAGGATTTATGCTAGCACCACCTATAATGTTTGTCAGGTCTTCCACGGGCAGTGTAATTGATATTGTACAATCGAAAGCGCTTATTTCAAGAAAATACATTCGTTGAGATAAACAAAATACTTGAGGAAACAAGCATACTATCAGCAGCTACAATCCATTGCTGCAATTATGCAAGTTAATAATTGTATCACATTTCACATTACCTCAGATCATGCCCCTCAGTGTCTTCAGCTTCTAAGGTAGAATGAATGGAGCCTCCAATTAGTACAGGAAGGGTGTATGCCTAGGTTGCTCTTGAGGCTAGCAGAGTCTACCTCTTTGTAGCAGGTACGTTGGCTATTTAGAACGACCAGTTCATGTGAGAGTAATCCCCCTCGATTTCTTTTCAGGTAACCAACCGACCACTGTCCGATAACACAAAAGCACCTGCCAATGCCCTCCCCTATGCTATAGGCTGATTACGTTTCTATCCCTATAATGGTTTTAAGCGCTCTTTCGCAAAGACGCTATACTTATTTCACTCCCCCACTAGGTATGTACCTAGTGTGCCACTGATAATTACCATGTCAACAACATATTTCTGACTAAGCCCTAATAAATTATTCTTACCCATTATtctaattcttgaaaaatgtgcctattctCATAAATATTATGGTCcgattattctcataaaaaatcctAACAAATTGACAATACAAAATTTAAAAGGTAAACataaacacaccacacaaaacTGAAACACAACATATCATGACTCTCGATGTTATCTTGCTGATAAGCCATTAGGatgtcgttatgcaaaacttaatgaaaggatctttaccaaaaattaACATTGCCCAACtattctttagacacctattatgctccgagcataatttattaaGTATGCTTGTGTAAGAACCTAAATATTGAGCATGACCATCGGACAATGAAATACATAGTTtttgtaaacataattattacacattaTTTGTTCATAAGTTTCTTTGTCTCTGTGCTAAATCGAACATATGTTTTACTTCTTTCCTGGCGGGGTTGGAGCTAGCTTAGAGAGCTGGTCTGCAAGATCCATGGCCATTGCACTCATGGCACAAGTGGGGTTCCAGGCACCGCCAGTCGGCCAGAGAGATCCGCCGGTAAGGTAGACATTTTCCACTCCTCGAAACTTGTAGTCGAGACCCACAGGAGCAGTAGGGTCGTCATCTCCCCCAATCCACATAGTGGAAGCTTCGTGCACAAGCCCAGGGACACGTCTCTCCTTCTTGGTTGGCCTGGCGACTCCATTCCAGTTACCTAGCTCGGGGCTCCAATACTCAATCTGGGTTTTATCTCCGCCAGGGGTCAAGTAGTCCTCGAGAACTTGAAAAGTGGTATCATCCATAGCATTCCAACATGAGTTGTCTTGATCATTGGCCACAACCTGCAAAACAGCATTGGAAGTGATGTCTTCACCATTGTCTTTCTTGTACCAGTTTTTCGAGTTTGTATGGTCGAGTTCTCCCAAACAGGCACAAACAAATACGACGTATCCATGGGAGGAGACTAGTTGCTGGAAGGATGGAGCAGCCACTACATCAGGTAAGTGACGCATGGTGTCGTAGATATTTTCCACTGGCGTGTCATCGATAATTGCCGTTAGTTGGATATGAAACTGTGCTCCTGTAACAGTATCCTTTCCCGGCACATATATTGCAGCCATTTGTAGCAGTCCCTGGTTATCTTGCAGAACTTTTGTGTATTCCACCTCGGTTTTCTGTGCTGTGAACACGTTTGTCTTTCGTGTGATAG contains these protein-coding regions:
- the LOC135340326 gene encoding uncharacterized protein LOC135340326, with product MMAQLPTQSKNGYPTAGQQEVSVDDIMTKIYFMNEEQWKIDSVSGNFDYVVVGSSFCCLSFIQQMIGNKPDAKILVMDRGAYFHPEHFQNLPPAYTFTVGGQAETFHWRITEDTHNGEYIKFQHGMNNYFGGRSSFWSAWCPEPKDDEMEGWPAELKAKVHSYFPAAKGVLNVVPANEISSKESGADSHIFGALQQLVYKKLKPVPEKIATVSRIEYAPLAVGAKMYRYEDYNKFSASGPILNILIQKNQESKRNKTPQTLKVVMKCCVKKIVYDGRKAVILDTSLGDFTLGSAKLILAMGTLPPTTLMLNSSPFPELANIGARFTSHFISSIIARVPVTSITRKTNVFTAQKTEVEYTKVLQDNQGLLQMAAIYVPGKDTVTGAQFHIQLTAIIDDTPVENIYDTMRHLPDVVAAPSFQQLVSSHGYVVFVCACLGELDHTNSKNWYKKDNGEDITSNAVLQVVANDQDNSCWNAMDDTTFQVLEDYLTPGGDKTQIEYWSPELGNWNGVARPTKKERRVPGLVHEASTMWIGGDDDPTAPVGLDYKFRGVENVYLTGGSLWPTGGAWNPTCAMSAMAMDLADQLSKLAPTPPGKK
- the LOC135340329 gene encoding aflatoxin B1 aldehyde reductase member 3-like, giving the protein MSLSSRLKVILGTGDFRRRGFLEEKECFNALNLFLSRGGRNVDTALVYAHPEGSSDETIGKYTATSPNGSQLSVGTKINQFGEYTFKKECVYEQANKCLTNLQTSCVDILYLHSPDHATPIEETLEAMQQLYTEGKFKELGVCNYASWEVANICQICKSRGWVSPTVYQGMYNAITRNVEKELLPALRYFGLRFYVYNPTACGMLTGKYRYSDFENTRGELKEGRFFIDPQFSSLYRDRYWRESVFKGVELVRGALDESYGVGKVSLVSAAYRWLNHHSQLSPEHGGVLFGIFCIRCLFFVDNLKVKVLS